One genomic segment of Halomarina pelagica includes these proteins:
- a CDS encoding aminotransferase class III-fold pyridoxal phosphate-dependent enzyme translates to MDRHSAAPDTGALPGPNARKWIEFHAEHAAPSEYSHEFVWDVTAEADGPFVTDVDGNVLLDFTCHIGAAPLGYNNEKILSRLREFDLVEPMKIAGQDMYFGAGADPETAAFPGSSHLMERLVEVSDHYGMDTVFLSNSGAEAVENATKIAHDHRPAAKYAFAFEGSFHGRTLGTLSLTNSKEVYTRHYPEIAGVRTLPFCDCADADTCECGFARGGGSLFRDTFAPEGGHVNPEEVAFVILEPIQGVGGYRFPNREFAAEVGDVCAAYDIPLIVDEIQSGVGRTGEMWAADHYPMEPDVIASAKGLRVGATISRAEIFPSEKNRLGSTFGGGDLLASMQGALTLEAIEEHDLLDNATERGRQATELLRDGAPDGVVDVRGLGLMLAVEFDTPERRDAVVEAALARGLLTLGCGKKTVRLLPPLDATEREIEMGVGILREAMAAVAATPAT, encoded by the coding sequence ATGGACCGGCACAGCGCAGCGCCCGACACGGGCGCGTTACCGGGACCGAACGCGCGGAAGTGGATCGAGTTCCACGCGGAGCACGCCGCCCCGAGCGAGTACTCACACGAGTTCGTCTGGGACGTCACCGCCGAGGCGGACGGGCCGTTCGTCACCGACGTCGACGGTAACGTCTTGCTGGACTTCACGTGTCACATCGGTGCCGCGCCGCTCGGCTACAACAACGAGAAGATCCTCTCTAGACTGCGTGAGTTCGACCTCGTCGAGCCGATGAAGATCGCCGGGCAGGACATGTACTTCGGCGCGGGGGCGGACCCGGAGACGGCGGCGTTCCCCGGCTCCAGCCACCTGATGGAGCGGCTGGTCGAGGTCTCGGACCACTACGGGATGGACACCGTCTTCCTCTCTAACTCCGGCGCGGAGGCCGTCGAGAACGCGACGAAGATCGCCCACGACCACAGACCCGCGGCCAAGTACGCCTTCGCGTTCGAGGGGAGCTTCCACGGCCGCACCCTCGGCACCCTCTCTCTCACCAACTCGAAGGAGGTGTACACGCGCCACTACCCGGAGATCGCCGGCGTCAGGACGCTCCCGTTCTGCGACTGCGCGGACGCCGACACCTGCGAGTGCGGGTTCGCCCGCGGCGGCGGATCGCTGTTCCGCGACACGTTCGCGCCGGAGGGCGGCCACGTCAACCCCGAGGAGGTCGCGTTCGTGATCCTCGAACCGATCCAGGGCGTGGGCGGCTACCGCTTTCCGAACCGGGAGTTCGCGGCCGAGGTCGGCGACGTCTGCGCGGCGTACGACATCCCGTTGATCGTCGACGAGATCCAGTCGGGCGTCGGCCGCACCGGCGAGATGTGGGCCGCCGACCACTACCCGATGGAACCCGACGTCATCGCCAGCGCCAAGGGGCTGCGCGTGGGCGCGACGATCTCGCGCGCCGAGATATTCCCCTCGGAGAAGAACCGCCTCGGGTCGACGTTCGGCGGCGGCGACCTCCTCGCCTCGATGCAGGGGGCGCTCACGCTCGAGGCCATCGAGGAGCACGACCTCCTCGACAACGCGACCGAGCGGGGCCGACAGGCGACCGAACTCCTCCGCGACGGCGCGCCCGACGGCGTCGTCGACGTGCGCGGGCTGGGGCTGATGCTCGCCGTCGAGTTCGACACGCCCGAGCGCCGCGACGCCGTCGTCGAGGCGGCGCTCGCCCGCGGGTTGCTCACCCTCGGGTGCGGGAAGAAGACGGTCCGCCTGCTCCCGCCGCTCGACGCGACCGAACGCGAGATCGAGATGGGCGTCGGCATCCTCCGCGAGGCGATGGCGGCGGTCGCGGCGACGCCCGCTACCTGA
- a CDS encoding aldehyde ferredoxin oxidoreductase family protein, with translation MLHTQGRLLTVDVGARETRTEAIDDVLESYVGGRGVATRLAHDRIPFDADPFGPENRLYFATGPMQASNMSFTGRTNCTAVSPLTDGLLSSNAGGFLSRNFADTGYAAVELVGASDDLVVVHVTDEGVEFEPVPDLEGATVPETLSYLDAEHGIGADQTAVVGPAGENRVRFASIMTSGERAFGRGGLGAVLGAKNVKALTFGGDSAPEIEIPATQMEIHREAATDDHIMKRQGTVAVMDLANEVNGLPSYYFSEQQFAGVEGINGDAVEEKKYKKGTCSACAFACKLPTRDEAAGVETEGPEFEVAMAFGSNAGVDDVVEVMRSNELCDRYGLDAISAGNTIAAYLASEDEFGNADLIHDLVGKIARREGVGDALAEGIARVHDDLGVENWTVKGLDFAAHEGRVLHGQALSYAVANRGADHMYAVFYAQEYPLVDESDAMDPVGLEGKPRRLIEKENLMALNDSGIVCKFSRDYMTPERYEALFGADFEDLLAVGSRVVTLERHFNNERGFDRADDVLPYGIEGLDAAIDEYYDIRGWTEAGVVPEEAVPA, from the coding sequence ATGCTACACACGCAAGGTCGACTGCTCACGGTGGACGTGGGGGCGCGGGAGACGCGGACCGAGGCGATAGACGACGTGCTCGAGTCGTACGTCGGCGGCCGGGGCGTCGCGACGAGGCTCGCCCACGACCGCATCCCGTTCGACGCCGATCCCTTCGGCCCGGAGAACCGCCTCTACTTCGCGACGGGGCCGATGCAGGCGTCGAACATGAGTTTCACGGGGCGGACGAACTGCACCGCAGTCTCGCCGCTGACCGACGGCCTGCTCTCGTCGAACGCCGGCGGGTTCCTCTCGCGGAACTTCGCTGACACCGGGTACGCGGCGGTCGAACTCGTCGGCGCGAGCGACGACCTCGTCGTCGTCCACGTCACCGACGAGGGCGTCGAGTTCGAACCGGTACCCGACCTCGAAGGCGCGACCGTCCCCGAGACCCTCTCCTACCTCGACGCCGAGCACGGTATCGGCGCGGATCAGACGGCCGTCGTCGGTCCGGCCGGCGAGAACCGCGTCCGCTTCGCCTCGATCATGACCAGCGGGGAGCGGGCGTTCGGTCGCGGCGGCCTCGGTGCCGTCCTCGGCGCGAAGAACGTGAAGGCGCTCACCTTCGGCGGCGACTCCGCGCCCGAGATCGAGATCCCGGCGACGCAGATGGAGATCCACCGCGAGGCCGCTACCGACGACCACATCATGAAGCGCCAGGGGACGGTCGCGGTGATGGACCTCGCGAACGAGGTGAACGGTCTACCCTCCTACTACTTCTCCGAACAGCAGTTCGCGGGCGTCGAGGGCATCAACGGCGACGCCGTCGAGGAGAAGAAGTACAAGAAGGGGACGTGTTCGGCCTGCGCGTTCGCGTGCAAGCTTCCGACGCGCGACGAGGCGGCGGGCGTCGAGACCGAGGGCCCGGAGTTCGAGGTCGCGATGGCGTTCGGGTCGAACGCCGGCGTCGACGACGTCGTCGAGGTGATGCGGTCGAACGAACTCTGCGATCGGTACGGGCTCGACGCCATCTCGGCGGGAAACACCATCGCCGCGTACCTCGCGAGCGAGGACGAGTTCGGTAACGCGGACCTGATACACGACCTCGTCGGGAAGATCGCCCGCCGCGAGGGGGTCGGCGACGCGCTCGCCGAGGGGATCGCCCGCGTCCACGACGACCTCGGCGTGGAGAACTGGACCGTGAAGGGACTCGACTTCGCCGCCCACGAGGGGCGCGTCCTCCACGGCCAGGCGCTCTCCTACGCGGTGGCGAACCGGGGGGCGGACCACATGTACGCGGTCTTCTACGCCCAGGAGTACCCGCTCGTCGACGAGTCGGACGCCATGGACCCGGTCGGACTGGAGGGAAAGCCCCGGCGACTGATCGAGAAGGAGAACCTGATGGCGCTCAACGACAGCGGGATCGTCTGTAAGTTCTCCCGGGACTACATGACTCCCGAGCGCTACGAGGCGCTGTTCGGCGCGGACTTCGAGGACCTCCTCGCGGTCGGGAGTCGGGTCGTCACGCTCGAGCGCCACTTCAACAACGAGCGCGGGTTCGATCGCGCGGACGACGTCCTCCCCTACGGGATCGAGGGGCTCGACGCGGCGATCGACGAGTACTACGACATCCGGGGGTGGACGGAGGCGGGCGTGGTCCCGGAGGAGGCCGTGCCGGCCTGA
- a CDS encoding Rid family detoxifying hydrolase → MPTKRITTDEAPRNDNPYSQGVRAGDALYVSGFGPVDPETGEDVEGDVRSQTERVLDNVAAVVSEAGGDGLADVVTVTVYLTDLDDYDRVNEAYGAAFPGDPPARACVEVSRLPGDVRVEMDAVAHLG, encoded by the coding sequence ATGCCGACGAAGCGAATCACCACCGACGAGGCACCGCGCAACGACAACCCGTACTCGCAGGGGGTCAGAGCCGGCGACGCGCTGTACGTCTCCGGCTTCGGACCCGTCGATCCGGAGACGGGCGAGGACGTCGAGGGCGACGTTCGGAGCCAGACCGAGCGGGTGCTCGACAACGTCGCCGCCGTCGTCTCCGAGGCGGGCGGCGACGGCCTGGCGGACGTGGTCACGGTGACGGTCTATCTCACCGACCTGGACGACTACGACCGCGTCAACGAGGCCTACGGCGCGGCGTTCCCGGGCGACCCGCCCGCCAGGGCGTGCGTCGAGGTGTCGCGACTGCCCGGCGACGTCCGCGTCGAGATGGACGCCGTCGCCCACCTCGGCTGA
- a CDS encoding D-2-hydroxyacid dehydrogenase — MTENPEIVVLREGTEGLSMESYAEELRARLPDRAVALARTPNRERELVSSARVVTGITVDDDLLDRAERLELFACTFAGTDHVPMDALAERGVAVTNAGGIHAPGIAEQAIGNMLVFARRLHEGWRRKERAEWRHFQSGELTGSTVTVVGLGSIGRALVQRLRGFEVETIGVRYTPSKGGPTDEVVGFDDDAIHDALSRSEYVVLACPLTDATRGLIGEAEFATMRPDAVLVNVARGGIVDTDALVAALRSNAIRGAALDVTDPEPLPGDHPLWTLGNCLVTPHTGGHTPRHWERLADIVARNVERLDAGAELENLVLDPGSR, encoded by the coding sequence ATGACCGAGAACCCCGAAATCGTCGTCCTCCGCGAGGGGACGGAAGGGCTGTCGATGGAATCGTACGCTGAGGAACTGCGAGCGCGCCTTCCCGACCGGGCGGTCGCGCTCGCCCGGACGCCGAACCGGGAGCGCGAACTCGTCTCGAGCGCGCGGGTCGTCACGGGCATCACCGTCGACGACGACCTGCTCGACCGCGCCGAGCGCCTCGAACTGTTCGCCTGCACGTTCGCCGGCACCGACCACGTCCCGATGGACGCCCTCGCCGAACGCGGGGTGGCCGTCACCAACGCCGGCGGCATCCACGCCCCGGGCATCGCGGAGCAGGCCATCGGTAACATGCTCGTGTTCGCCCGCCGACTCCACGAGGGGTGGCGTCGCAAGGAGCGCGCGGAGTGGCGGCACTTCCAGTCGGGCGAACTCACGGGCAGCACGGTCACGGTCGTCGGGCTGGGATCGATCGGCCGGGCGCTCGTACAGCGCCTCCGGGGGTTCGAGGTGGAGACGATCGGCGTCCGTTACACCCCCTCGAAGGGCGGTCCGACCGACGAGGTCGTGGGGTTCGACGACGACGCGATCCACGACGCACTCTCGCGTAGCGAGTACGTCGTGCTCGCCTGCCCGCTCACCGACGCGACGCGGGGACTGATCGGCGAGGCCGAGTTCGCGACGATGCGGCCCGACGCGGTGCTCGTCAACGTCGCCCGCGGGGGCATCGTCGACACCGACGCGCTCGTGGCCGCGCTCCGCTCGAACGCGATCCGGGGGGCCGCCCTCGACGTGACCGACCCCGAACCGCTCCCCGGGGATCACCCGCTCTGGACCCTCGGGAACTGCCTCGTCACGCCGCACACGGGGGGACACACGCCGAGACACTGGGAGCGCCTCGCCGACATCGTCGCGCGGAACGTCGAGCGACTCGACGCGGGGGCGGAACTGGAAAATCTGGTGCTCGACCCGGGATCGCGCTGA
- a CDS encoding amidohydrolase, translating into MAESIRGRLSDLRRDLHRYPEPGWCEFYTTARLVEELEGIGVDEIAVGAEAYDPDDRMAVPAADELDEWFDRARDRGADPALLERMAGGNTGVVAVLDRGEGPTVGLRVDIDGLYVEEAADEGHVPTAEGFRSETGETMHACGHDAHMTWGLAAIEAIRERDFGGRLVVFFQPAEEVSGGGHPMAESEYAADLDYLFAVHVGLDHPTGEVVAGIERPLAMCHVDVTIRGTSAHAGKAPNEGDNAIQALGTAIQNAYGIPRHADGMTRVNVGRVEGGTASNVVADRVEAVAEARGETTALMEYAKDRLRRTFETAAEMHGCAADVEVVSESPRADSDPELVEVVADVARGVDGVDAVVPTADFGASEDATFLMRRVQEAGGLAAYLVVGTDHPTSHHTPTFDVDERSLETGLDVLVGSILAAAEDGP; encoded by the coding sequence ATGGCAGAGTCGATACGCGGGCGACTGAGCGACCTGCGACGCGACCTCCACCGGTACCCCGAGCCCGGCTGGTGCGAGTTCTACACGACCGCCCGACTGGTCGAGGAGCTAGAGGGGATCGGCGTCGACGAGATCGCCGTCGGCGCGGAGGCGTACGACCCCGACGACCGGATGGCCGTCCCGGCGGCGGACGAACTCGACGAGTGGTTCGACCGCGCGCGGGACCGGGGGGCCGATCCCGCGCTCCTCGAACGGATGGCCGGCGGAAACACCGGTGTCGTGGCCGTCCTCGACCGGGGCGAGGGGCCGACGGTCGGCCTCCGGGTCGACATCGACGGGCTCTACGTCGAGGAGGCGGCCGACGAGGGCCACGTCCCGACCGCCGAGGGGTTCCGCTCGGAGACCGGCGAGACGATGCACGCCTGCGGCCACGACGCCCACATGACCTGGGGGCTCGCCGCGATCGAGGCGATACGGGAGCGGGACTTCGGCGGACGGCTCGTGGTGTTCTTCCAGCCCGCCGAGGAGGTGTCGGGCGGGGGTCACCCGATGGCCGAGAGCGAGTACGCCGCCGACCTCGACTACCTGTTCGCCGTCCACGTCGGTCTCGACCACCCGACCGGCGAGGTCGTCGCCGGCATCGAGCGCCCGCTGGCGATGTGTCACGTCGACGTGACGATCCGCGGCACGTCCGCCCACGCCGGGAAGGCCCCCAACGAGGGCGACAACGCGATCCAGGCGCTCGGCACCGCCATCCAGAACGCCTACGGCATCCCCCGCCACGCGGACGGGATGACGCGCGTCAACGTCGGGCGGGTCGAGGGCGGTACCGCGAGCAACGTCGTCGCCGACCGCGTCGAGGCCGTCGCCGAGGCGCGCGGCGAGACGACGGCGCTGATGGAGTACGCGAAGGATCGCCTCCGTCGGACGTTCGAGACCGCCGCGGAGATGCACGGCTGTGCGGCCGACGTGGAGGTCGTGAGCGAGAGCCCGCGCGCCGACAGCGACCCCGAACTCGTCGAGGTCGTGGCCGACGTCGCCCGCGGCGTGGACGGCGTGGACGCGGTCGTCCCGACCGCGGACTTCGGCGCGAGCGAGGACGCAACCTTCCTCATGCGGCGCGTCCAGGAGGCGGGCGGGCTGGCCGCCTACCTCGTCGTCGGCACCGACCACCCCACGAGCCACCACACGCCGACGTTCGACGTGGACGAGCGCAGCCTGGAGACGGGCCTCGACGTGCTCGTCGGATCGATCCTCGCCGCCGCGGAGGACGGACCGTGA
- a CDS encoding BCCT family transporter, whose amino-acid sequence MSLSDGDGPVAEFVDEIEPTVFGFGAAITLLFVAAFALSPDTAYRLVDGLRVWILAQFNWFFLVVMLGFVLFLGFLIFGPWGNLRLGEEDPEYSYLSYFAMMYSAGLAAGIVFWGPAEALFHYSTVPPLYDAQAKTAAAMPIAVQYTLFHWSLTQWSCFTVMGLGIGYYVYNYDAPLRVSAVLTPIVGAENVDGWLGKVVDVLAVFATIGGVATSLGFIGSQFITGLQFQWGIRLGDVGTILVITGMTVIFTVSLVLGVDRGIRRLSNFNMVVFLLLMGATLLFGPTVRILELGTQAMGGFVGDFFEMSLFTHFTGGGEWANAWTVFYWLWPLAWSPFAGLFIARISRGRSVREVAFAGIGATSMATIPWFVIVGGSAVIMQNTGAANVLGPVTEYGEAVSGYVLFGSLPVVGNALLFVFLILVTTFFVTSADSSTLAVSMMTTGGEEHPSSINRVFWAVLQGAVASILMVIGGVRALQSAAIITGAPFAVVCLVAVLGLVKTFREEYGSVLLQDRTTLIGSTSRGETQVSPTRSADDD is encoded by the coding sequence GTGAGCCTCTCCGACGGGGACGGACCCGTCGCGGAGTTCGTCGACGAGATCGAGCCGACGGTGTTCGGCTTCGGGGCGGCGATCACGCTCCTGTTCGTCGCCGCCTTCGCGCTGAGTCCCGACACGGCGTACAGGCTCGTCGACGGCCTCCGGGTGTGGATCCTGGCGCAGTTCAACTGGTTCTTCCTCGTCGTCATGCTCGGGTTCGTGCTCTTTCTCGGGTTTCTCATCTTCGGCCCCTGGGGGAACCTGCGGCTGGGAGAGGAGGATCCGGAGTACAGCTACCTGTCGTACTTCGCGATGATGTACTCCGCCGGGCTGGCGGCGGGGATCGTCTTCTGGGGCCCGGCCGAGGCGCTGTTTCACTACTCGACGGTCCCGCCGCTGTACGACGCGCAGGCGAAGACGGCGGCGGCGATGCCGATCGCGGTCCAGTACACCCTGTTCCACTGGAGTCTCACCCAGTGGTCCTGCTTCACCGTCATGGGACTGGGGATCGGGTACTACGTCTACAACTACGACGCCCCGCTCCGCGTCTCGGCGGTGCTGACGCCGATCGTCGGCGCGGAGAACGTCGACGGCTGGCTCGGGAAGGTCGTCGACGTGCTCGCGGTGTTCGCGACGATCGGCGGCGTCGCGACGTCGCTCGGCTTCATCGGGAGCCAGTTCATCACCGGGCTCCAGTTCCAGTGGGGCATCCGGCTCGGCGACGTCGGAACGATCCTCGTCATCACCGGGATGACGGTCATCTTCACCGTCTCGCTGGTCCTGGGCGTCGACCGCGGGATCCGGCGGCTCTCGAACTTCAACATGGTCGTGTTCCTCCTGCTGATGGGTGCCACGCTGCTCTTCGGTCCCACGGTCCGGATCCTCGAACTCGGGACGCAGGCGATGGGCGGGTTCGTCGGCGACTTCTTCGAGATGAGCCTGTTCACCCACTTCACCGGCGGCGGCGAGTGGGCGAACGCCTGGACGGTCTTCTACTGGCTCTGGCCGCTCGCGTGGTCGCCGTTCGCCGGCCTGTTCATCGCCCGCATCTCGCGCGGCCGGAGCGTCCGCGAGGTCGCGTTCGCCGGCATCGGCGCGACCTCGATGGCGACGATCCCGTGGTTCGTGATCGTCGGCGGGTCGGCCGTCATCATGCAGAACACCGGAGCCGCGAACGTCCTCGGCCCCGTCACGGAGTACGGCGAGGCGGTCTCGGGCTACGTCCTCTTCGGATCGCTCCCGGTCGTCGGGAACGCCCTCCTGTTCGTCTTCCTGATCCTCGTGACGACGTTCTTCGTCACGTCGGCCGACTCCTCGACGCTCGCGGTCTCGATGATGACGACCGGCGGGGAGGAGCACCCCTCCTCGATCAACCGCGTCTTCTGGGCGGTGCTCCAGGGGGCGGTCGCGTCGATCCTGATGGTCATCGGCGGCGTCCGCGCGCTCCAGTCCGCGGCGATCATCACCGGCGCGCCGTTCGCGGTCGTCTGTCTCGTCGCGGTGCTCGGCCTCGTCAAGACCTTCCGGGAGGAGTACGGGAGCGTCCTGCTTCAGGATCGGACGACGCTCATCGGGTCGACGAGCAGGGGCGAGACGCAGGTGAGCCCCACTCGCTCGGCCGACGACGACTGA
- the ilvA gene encoding threonine ammonia-lyase, with protein sequence MSPSSGSDGAIPAADEVVTLADVEDARDRLADVVHRTPVDGSTTFAERSGAAEVWLKLENTQRTGSFKIRGAYNAMARLPPAVRERGVVTASAGNHAQGVALAGRLLGVDATVVVPEVTPAAKIEATRGYGASVVVEGADYERSYERALDLAEGEDLAFVHPFDDGDVIAGQGTVGLELGEQVPGLDTVLVSIGGGGLISGIATALKARDPDVRVVGVQPEGAAHAKPSLDRGEIHVRSEVDTVAEGIADARLLERTFAVIRERVDDVVAVRDADLAVATAMLAERAKTVAEAAGAAPVAALLSGAVDVEGERVAAVVSGGNANLTDHAELARMGLAELGRYAEARLELAGWPTVLGDVTRTVEDRGAELDALERARPGAGDDPNRTPVRIGVEGSGPAHLGDVLDALDDLDGCAVVGHGSDGDLR encoded by the coding sequence GTGAGCCCGTCGTCGGGCTCCGACGGCGCGATCCCGGCGGCGGACGAGGTCGTCACGCTCGCCGACGTCGAAGACGCCCGCGACCGCCTCGCGGACGTCGTCCACCGGACGCCCGTCGACGGGTCGACCACGTTCGCGGAGCGCAGCGGCGCGGCCGAGGTCTGGCTCAAGCTGGAGAACACACAGCGCACCGGCTCGTTCAAGATCCGCGGCGCGTACAACGCGATGGCCCGGCTCCCCCCGGCGGTTCGGGAGCGCGGGGTCGTCACCGCCAGCGCCGGCAACCACGCGCAGGGCGTCGCGCTCGCCGGTCGGCTGCTCGGCGTCGACGCCACCGTCGTCGTCCCCGAGGTGACGCCCGCGGCGAAGATCGAGGCCACGCGGGGCTACGGCGCGAGCGTCGTCGTCGAGGGGGCGGACTACGAGCGGTCCTACGAGCGCGCGCTCGACCTCGCGGAGGGGGAGGACCTGGCGTTCGTCCACCCGTTCGACGACGGGGACGTCATCGCCGGGCAGGGGACGGTCGGCCTCGAACTCGGGGAGCAGGTCCCGGGGCTCGATACCGTCCTCGTCTCGATCGGCGGCGGCGGGTTGATCTCCGGGATCGCGACGGCCCTGAAGGCGCGCGACCCCGACGTGCGCGTCGTCGGCGTCCAGCCCGAGGGGGCCGCCCACGCGAAGCCGTCGCTCGACCGCGGCGAGATCCACGTGCGCTCCGAGGTCGACACCGTCGCCGAGGGGATCGCGGACGCCCGGCTGCTGGAGCGGACGTTCGCCGTGATCCGCGAGCGCGTCGACGACGTCGTGGCGGTGCGCGACGCCGACCTCGCGGTCGCCACGGCCATGCTCGCCGAGCGGGCGAAGACGGTCGCGGAGGCGGCCGGCGCTGCACCGGTCGCCGCGCTCCTCTCGGGCGCGGTCGACGTCGAGGGCGAGCGGGTCGCCGCCGTCGTCTCCGGCGGGAACGCGAACCTCACCGACCACGCCGAACTCGCTCGAATGGGCCTCGCGGAACTCGGTCGCTACGCCGAGGCGCGCCTCGAACTCGCGGGGTGGCCGACCGTCCTCGGCGACGTGACCCGGACGGTCGAGGACCGCGGCGCGGAACTCGACGCCCTCGAACGCGCTCGACCGGGCGCGGGCGACGACCCCAACCGCACGCCGGTCCGGATCGGCGTCGAGGGGAGCGGCCCCGCCCACCTCGGGGACGTGCTCGACGCGCTCGACGACCTCGACGGGTGCGCCGTCGTCGGGCACGGTTCGGACGGCGATCTCAGGTAG
- a CDS encoding aspartate aminotransferase family protein, with translation MAAGPPIDELHYDDAPSVDAVPGPKSRALLEKQRRIDSSAVAYPEDLPIAFEEGRGATVRDVDGNTFIDMFAGIGVLNVGHANPYVLEAVHEQADKLVHTVDFPTEARLELIEALDGIAPGDLRGNNRVVFGGPTGSDAVEASIKLAKHNTGGTGLIAFRGAYHGATSGAMSLTGNKGFKGRYAPLLSDVVHAPYPNSIEMDKDPQEAVDHSLEEVQAILEDPYGGLANPAGIFVEPIQGEGGVVVPPEGFLRGLRDLADDNGVPLVFDEIQSGLGRSGQWWACEWDGVTPDVMTSAKALGGTGFPLSATIYREDLDTWGSGDHAGTYRGHVVAMRAGTRAIEYVREHDLLAHAREVGSYLRTRLEEAADGNPRVVDVRGRGLFVGAEFVDADGAPDDDAADAVQDYCFERGVLVWKAGRHGNVLRLLPPLVLTEDLAETAMDVVVDAVESVTAGTRRV, from the coding sequence ATGGCCGCAGGCCCACCGATAGACGAACTCCACTACGACGACGCGCCGAGCGTGGACGCGGTTCCTGGTCCGAAGTCCCGTGCGCTACTGGAGAAACAGCGGCGGATCGACAGCAGCGCGGTCGCGTACCCCGAGGACCTCCCGATCGCGTTCGAGGAGGGGAGGGGCGCGACGGTCCGCGACGTCGACGGCAACACGTTCATCGACATGTTCGCCGGCATCGGCGTGCTCAACGTCGGCCACGCGAACCCCTACGTGCTGGAGGCGGTCCACGAACAGGCGGACAAGCTCGTCCACACGGTCGACTTCCCGACCGAGGCGCGCCTCGAACTCATCGAGGCGCTCGACGGGATCGCCCCCGGCGACCTCCGGGGGAACAACCGGGTCGTCTTCGGCGGGCCGACCGGGAGCGACGCCGTCGAGGCGTCGATCAAGCTCGCCAAGCACAACACGGGCGGGACCGGTCTCATCGCCTTCCGCGGCGCGTACCACGGCGCGACCAGCGGCGCGATGAGCCTCACCGGCAATAAGGGGTTCAAGGGGCGCTACGCGCCCCTGCTCTCGGACGTGGTTCACGCCCCCTACCCGAACTCGATCGAGATGGACAAGGACCCCCAGGAGGCGGTCGATCACTCGCTCGAGGAGGTGCAGGCCATCCTCGAGGACCCGTACGGAGGCCTCGCGAACCCGGCCGGCATCTTCGTCGAGCCCATCCAGGGCGAGGGCGGCGTCGTCGTCCCCCCCGAGGGGTTCCTCCGGGGGCTGCGCGACCTCGCGGACGACAACGGCGTCCCGCTCGTGTTCGACGAGATCCAGAGCGGCCTCGGTCGCTCCGGCCAGTGGTGGGCCTGCGAGTGGGACGGCGTCACGCCCGACGTGATGACGTCCGCGAAGGCGCTGGGCGGGACCGGCTTCCCCCTCTCGGCGACGATCTACCGCGAGGACCTGGACACGTGGGGTTCCGGCGACCACGCCGGCACCTACCGCGGCCACGTCGTCGCGATGCGCGCCGGCACCCGCGCGATCGAGTACGTCCGCGAGCACGACCTGCTGGCGCACGCCCGCGAGGTCGGGTCGTACCTCCGGACGCGCCTCGAAGAGGCCGCCGACGGCAACCCGCGCGTCGTCGACGTGCGCGGGCGGGGCCTGTTCGTCGGCGCGGAGTTCGTCGACGCCGACGGCGCTCCGGACGACGACGCGGCCGACGCCGTCCAGGACTACTGCTTCGAGCGCGGCGTCCTCGTCTGGAAGGCGGGACGGCACGGGAACGTCCTCCGCCTGCTCCCGCCGCTCGTGCTCACGGAGGACCTGGCCGAGACAGCGATGGACGTCGTGGTCGACGCCGTGGAGTCCGTCACCGCGGGGACACGGCGGGTCTGA